One Mugil cephalus isolate CIBA_MC_2020 chromosome 22, CIBA_Mcephalus_1.1, whole genome shotgun sequence genomic window carries:
- the zgc:113263 gene encoding uncharacterized protein zgc:113263 isoform X2, with protein MEIKRGTESGSDRDNDLPIHYVRLLAPPLQLFSAAVWQVVQQGLVDHYGMLEEFVTMVTELVPELMSYSQRAQLILGLRARLVLEMCRGEHPVDMQTIQPHLDRIKAPVSTAKDHHVTIDQVEESEVNFVELVHSLLEDPSERKYFFQEIFPVYFGSKYDAALEMLVWEFISRLEELVPVPDFTQLAASLKDTPSFLDECLQSFFPPENMKAVLEHHRNLGHFEEKDPRLLPMDDCILSSLSLPPGTKPATDASSCSPALKDSAPPEHEGLLGDPVNTSSLEKSSRRTSEAIRPRPRETRQSKVGGGNTSQERKSLGTQPCDETIDLTTFNDAADMDSEASESSQSLKAERVFRKRKRSEDVDVPPKQSVDASAFLDSSMDDENSGESPLISIWGEYTDSQEGSFPVVADTKVPWSDEETLHLLDIWGKDSVQRALKGCLKNRHIFTQIAQKMVERGYMRTVEQCQTRIKTLKKCFRQNKGNSKERKFYAQLEQVLGSSASSAVPEVTFEVEEVVDEDDSQDGDEDLQFVGQTGQLETGTRSVPWTDLETLALINTWGEDKMKQELRGIHRTGHIFSNISNKMATQGFSRTPEQCQTRLKRLRSNFRQCYQNKLKGQEQAECKFYKELGRILVKDFSAVQQLDEITVEAEEDFSVYGHQDNESIAGVPEDRKKVPWSDKETIILLEIWGDPQVQHCLKRYPHNGHIFTEISEKLGANGYSRSAEQCHTRIKRLKANYRHCQENMSASGTDKVDFKFYDLLEQILDKEPPTSSALVTDSIEISEDSNGESASERDGEADMSPEKSAPGSWSDEETLALIDIWGDEEVQKALRGFVHNGHVYADISERMQDLGFSKTSEQCRWKVKSLRTNFRQCYDRKKCGRRVDYKFYSQLEEILGQEAVSLDEYDEKDDQADQDSGGGEGVNTAWTEQETVALIEVWAADDVQHSLKTCVRNGHIFAEISEKMAAIGYLRTAEQCHTRIKRLKKTYRRYCNNWRSGGRPTVFRYFNLLAPVLGNNSAFTQVDSAVADVPLQSLIDDDSVLYEEPSTSHLLADQSRKMPWSDQETRTLLEIWGQDNVQLTLRGSLRNRHVFEYVSEKMSDHGFIRTSEQCYTRIKRLKFGFAHEREEFKFFREMEKIIKKELKVDDSVADVSLVDEAEDFEPESDQAKANKWVPDSSKLPWSDGETETLLEVWGSEEIQENLKGCTKNKPIFIQISQVMASQGYPRTPEQCQSRIKRLRANFRHFLEGRKGDKQECKFFEQLVKVFGTKYVMNTDPLADDAAEVTES; from the exons atggaaataaaacgCGGGACTGAAAGCGGAAGCGACCGAG ACAATGATCTCCCAATCCATTATGTGCGTCTCCTGGCCCCACCCTTGCAGCTTTTTTCAGCTGCAGTGTGGCAAGTTGTGCAGCAGGGACTTGTCGATCACTATGGGATGCTGGAGGAGTTTGTTACCATGGTGACGGAGCTGGTCCCAGAGCTGATGAGCTATAGCCAGAGGGCTCAGCTCATCCTGGGGCTCAGGGCCAGG cTGGTTCTGGAGATGTGTCGAGGCGAACACCCAGTGGACATGCAGACCATTCAGCCACATCTGGACAGAATAAAGGCTCCTGTCAGCACTGCCAAGGATCACCAT GTAACCATAGACCAGGTGGAGGAGTCTGAGGTGAACTTTGTGGAGCTGGTGCATTCATTACTGGAGGATCCCTCTGAAAGAAAATACTTTTTCCAG GAAATCTTCCCTGTATATTTTGGATCAAAGTACGATGCAGCGCTTGAGATGCTGGTGTGGGAGTTTATATCAAGACTGGAGGAGCTGGTTCCTGTTCCAGACTTCACACAG TTGGCAGCTTCTCTCAAAGACACTCCGTCATTCCTCGACGAATGTTTACAATCCTTTTTCCCACCGGAGAACATGAAGGCTGTACTTGAACACCACAGAAACCTCGGTCACTTTGAAGAGAAAG ATCCTAGGTTATTACCAATGGACGACTGCATCCTGTCTTCCCTATCGCTGCCTCCCGGGACCAAACCTGCCACGGACGCATCCTCCTGCTCACCTGCTCTCAAAGACTCCGCCCCTCCGGAGCACGAAGGACTTCTTGGCGATCCCGTCAACACGAGCAGCCTGGAAAAGTCGAGCAGGAGGACGTCCGAGGCGATCAGACCAAGGCCGAGGGAGACGAGGCAGTCGAAGGTCGGGGGCGGGAACACTTCTCAGGAGAGGAAATCTCTCGGTACACAGCCATGTGACGAAACCATAGACCTCACAACGTTCAATGACGCCGCGGACATGGATTCAGAAGCCAGCGAGAGCAGCCAAAGCTTGAAGGCGGAACGGGTTTTCAGGAAGAGGAAGCGGAGCGAAGATGTCGACGTTCCTCCGAAGCAGTCTGTAGACGCTTCGGCTTTCTT GGATTCCTCGATGGATGACGAGAATTCAGGTGAATCTCCTCTGATCTCCATATGGGGAGAATATACAG ACTCTCAGGAAGGTTCTTTCCCAGTCGTGGCGGACACGAAAGTTCCCTGGTCGGACGAGGAGACGCTCCATCTGCTCGACATCTGGGGGAAGGACTCTGTGCAGCGGGCTCTGAAGGGCTGCCTGAAAAACCGGCACATATTTACTCAAATCGCGCAGAAGATGGTGGAGAGGGGCTACATGAGGACGGTGGAACAGTGCCAGACGAGGATCAAAACGCTGAAGAAATGCTTCAGACAGAACAA AGGGAACTCCAAGGAGCGTAAATTTTACGCCCAGCTGGAGCAGGTCCTCGGCTCCTCGGCTTCCTCTGCGGTCCCCGAGGTCACCTTCGAGGTCGAGGAAGTCGTCGATGAAGACGACTCCCAAGACGGAGACGAGGACTTGCAGTTTGTCGGGCAAACGGGCCAACTGGAAACTG GAACCAGAAGCGTTCCCTGGACGGACCTGGAGACTCTGGCCCTCATCAACACATGGGGGGAAGACAAGATGAAACAGGAGCTGAGAGGAATCCACAGAACGGGCCACATTTTTTCCAACATATCCAACAAGATGGCCACCCAGGGCTTTTCCAGAACACCAGAGCAGTGTCAGACGAGACTCAAGAGGTTGAGATCAAATTTCCGACAGTGCTACCAGAACAA ACTGAAAGGACAAGAGCAGGCTGAGTGCAAATTTTACAAGGAACTGGGAAGGATTTTAGTGAAGGACTTCTCTGCGGTGCAGCAGCTGGATGAAATAACAGTAGAGGCTGAAGAGGACTTTTCAGTCTACGGTCACCAGGACAACG agtcAATTGCGGGAGTCCCAGAGGACAGGAAAAAAGTCCCTTGGTCGGACAAAGAGACGATCATCCTTCTAGAGATCTGGGGAGACCCACAG GTTCAGCATTGCCTGAAACGCTACCCGCACAACGGTCACATCTTCACTGAGATATCGGAGAAACTCGGAGCCAACGGTTACTCCCGCAGCGCAGAGCAGTGCCACACCAGGATCAAACGACTAAAAGCCAACTACCGGCATTGTCAGGAAAACATGAG CGCATCTGGTACGGATAAGGTCGACTTTAAATTCTACGATCTGCTGGAGCAGATTCTGGACAAGGAGCCGCCGACTTCGTCCGCTTTGGTGACGGACTCCATTGAGATATCGGAAGACTCGAATGGTGAATCGGCGAGTGAAAGAG ATGGCGAGGCCGACATGTCGCCGGAGAAATCGGCGCCCGGCTCGTGGTCGGACGAGGAGACCCTGGCGCTCATCGATATCTGGGGCGACGAAGAAGTTCAGAAGGCGCTGAGGGGCTTCGTCCACAACGGGCACGTCTACGCGGACATTTCGGAGCGGATGCAGGACCTCGGCTTCTCGAAAACCTCAGAGCAGTGCCGCTGGAAAGTCAAGTCGCTGAGGACCAACTTCCGGCAGTGCTACGACAGGAAGAA ATGTGGAAGAAGAGTAGATTATAAGTTCTACAGCCAGCTGGAAGAAATACTTGGGCAGGAGGCGGTTTCCCTCGATGAGTACGATGAAAAAGACGACCAGGCCGACCAGGATTCAG GTGGTGGCGAAGGCGTGAACACGGCGTGGACAGAGCAGGAGACGGTGGCTCTGATCGAGGTGTGGGCCGCGGACGACGTGCAGCACAGCCTGAAAACGTGCGTCCGCAACGGGCACATATTTGCGGAGATATCGGAGAAGATGGCCGCCATAGGCTACCTGAGGACGGCGGAGCAGTGCCACACGCGCATTAAAAGGCTGAAGAAGACGTACAGGCGTTACTGCAATAACTGGAG aagCGGCGGGCGGCCCACGGTGTTCCGATACTTCAACCTTCTTGCTCCGGTGCTCGGTAATAACTCTGCGTTCACTCAGGTGGACAGCGCGGTTGCCGACGTCCCATTACAGTCCCTCATTGACGACGATTCCGTCTTGT ACGAGGAGCCTTCAACCAGCCACCTCCTCGCCGACCAGAGCAGAAAGATGCCCTGGTCGGACCAGGAGACTCGCACCCTCCTGGAGATCTGGGGTCAGGACAACGTCCAGCTCACCCTGAGGGGCTCCCTGAGGAACCGACATGTGTTTGAGTACGTCTCGGAGAAGATGAGCGACCACGGGTTCATCAGGACGTCGGAGCAGTGCTACACGCGAATTAAGCGCCTTAAGTTCGGCTTCGCCCATGAAAG GGAGGAATTTAAGTTCTTCAgggaaatggagaaaatcataaagaaggagctgaaggtgGACGACTCGGTAGCAGACGTCTCGCTTGTAGATGAAGCGGAGGATTTTGAACC